From the genome of Thermodesulfobacteriota bacterium, one region includes:
- a CDS encoding sugar ABC transporter permease, translating into MELRFHTPEGRERAFAACLLAPCFVFVAVFAFYPIAYSFYLSLHRIVLGLPHLGEAFVGFQNYRDLAADGVALRSLRNTLVFVFATTALELLLGLGIALVINRRFPGRG; encoded by the coding sequence TTGGAGCTCCGGTTCCATACGCCAGAGGGGCGGGAGCGGGCCTTCGCCGCGTGCCTGCTCGCTCCGTGCTTTGTGTTCGTGGCGGTCTTCGCCTTCTACCCCATCGCCTACTCGTTCTATCTGAGCCTCCACCGGATCGTCCTGGGCCTGCCCCACCTGGGGGAGGCCTTCGTCGGGTTCCAGAACTACCGGGACCTGGCGGCCGACGGGGTCGCCTTGCGGTCGCTTCGCAATACCCTGGTCTTCGTCTTCGCTACCACCGCGCTGGAGCTCCTCCTGGGGCTGGGGATCGCCCTGGTGATCAACCGCCGCTTTCCGGGCCGGGG